In one window of Chiloscyllium punctatum isolate Juve2018m chromosome 11, sChiPun1.3, whole genome shotgun sequence DNA:
- the LOC140482689 gene encoding membrane progestin receptor beta-like isoform X2, with protein MVCEMKLKNSLGSHVVGGILERLNAITINPQHILEEILPRVPSTVTDNDVPMLFREPYIHSGYRQVEQDWKYYLLSLFQQHNEALNVWTHLLAALVLVVRFRAFLETTSPFPTVYSLPLCFFVVACVTYLSCSVLAHLFQSKSELAHYSFYFLDYVGVGAYQYGSALAHYYYCMEPEWHQVIHPFFLPIAAILGWLSCLGCCFSKVHFQRPYPITRKVCQMVPAFLAYLLDISPIVHRIATCWVRGCTDHAVWYHTWQIILFVIASGFFSYPVPEKYFPGRFDIVGHGHQIFHVFLSLCTLAQLEAVLLDYSNRREMFSTRGDERMVYISCMNFIVLIACSGSSAIYLRRIVKNKLHKKGD; from the coding sequence ATGGTTTGTGAAATGAAACTGAAGAATTCCCTTGGCAGCCATGTGGTTGGTGGTATCCTAGAGAGACTGAATGccatcaccatcaacccccaGCACATCCTGGAGGAGATTCTACCAAGGGTGCCCAGCACCGTGACTGACAATGACGTGCCCATGCTCTTCCGGGAGCCTTACATCCACAGTGGCTATCGGCAGGTGGAGCAGGATTGGAAATACTACCTTCTCAGcctcttccagcaacacaatgAGGCACTCAATGTCTGGACTCACCTGCTGGCTGCTCTGGTGCTTGTGGTCCGTTTCCGAGCATTCCTGGAGACAACCTCGCCATTCCCCACCGTCTACAGCCTCCCACTTTGCTTCTTCGTGGTTGCCTGTGTGACCTACCTGTCCTGCAGTGTGCTAGCCCATCTCTTCCAGTCCAAGTCGGAGCTTGCCCATTACTCTTTCTACTTTCTGGACTATGTGGGTGTGGGTGCTTACCAATATGGCAGTGCCCTGGCACATTACTATTATTGCATGGAGCCTGAGTGGCACCAGGTGATTCACCCGTTCTTCCTGCCCATTGCTGCCATCCTGGGCTGGCTCTCCTGCTTGGGCTGTTGTTTCTCCAAAGTCCACTTCCAGCGACCTTACCCTATCACCCGGAAGGTGTGCCAGATGGTGCCCGCCTTTCTGGCCTACCTCCTGGACATCAGCCCCATTGTCCACCGGATTGCCACCTGCTGGGTACGGGGCTGCACTGACCATGCTGTCTGGTACCACACCTGGCAGATCATCCTGTTTGTCATCGCTTCCGGCTTCTTCTCTTACCCAGTGCCAGAGAAGTATTTCCCGGGAAGGTTCGACATTGTGGGGCACGGCCACCAGATCTTCCATGTGttcctgtccctctgcacgctAGCTCAGCTGGAGGCTGTGTTGTTGGACTACAGCAACCGGCGGGAGATGTTCTCCACCCGGGGGGATGAGCGCATGGTCTACATCTCGTGCATGAACTTCATCGTGCTGATCGCCTGCAGTGGCAGCTCAGCCATCTACCTGAGGAGAATAGTCAAAAACAAGCTGCACAAGAAAGGGGACTGA
- the LOC140482689 gene encoding membrane progestin receptor beta-like isoform X1 has protein sequence MTDCVEFAHSPCVCVVQMVCEMKLKNSLGSHVVGGILERLNAITINPQHILEEILPRVPSTVTDNDVPMLFREPYIHSGYRQVEQDWKYYLLSLFQQHNEALNVWTHLLAALVLVVRFRAFLETTSPFPTVYSLPLCFFVVACVTYLSCSVLAHLFQSKSELAHYSFYFLDYVGVGAYQYGSALAHYYYCMEPEWHQVIHPFFLPIAAILGWLSCLGCCFSKVHFQRPYPITRKVCQMVPAFLAYLLDISPIVHRIATCWVRGCTDHAVWYHTWQIILFVIASGFFSYPVPEKYFPGRFDIVGHGHQIFHVFLSLCTLAQLEAVLLDYSNRREMFSTRGDERMVYISCMNFIVLIACSGSSAIYLRRIVKNKLHKKGD, from the exons atgactgactgtgtggagtttgcacattctccctgtgtctgt gTGGTCCAAATGGTTTGTGAAATGAAACTGAAGAATTCCCTTGGCAGCCATGTGGTTGGTGGTATCCTAGAGAGACTGAATGccatcaccatcaacccccaGCACATCCTGGAGGAGATTCTACCAAGGGTGCCCAGCACCGTGACTGACAATGACGTGCCCATGCTCTTCCGGGAGCCTTACATCCACAGTGGCTATCGGCAGGTGGAGCAGGATTGGAAATACTACCTTCTCAGcctcttccagcaacacaatgAGGCACTCAATGTCTGGACTCACCTGCTGGCTGCTCTGGTGCTTGTGGTCCGTTTCCGAGCATTCCTGGAGACAACCTCGCCATTCCCCACCGTCTACAGCCTCCCACTTTGCTTCTTCGTGGTTGCCTGTGTGACCTACCTGTCCTGCAGTGTGCTAGCCCATCTCTTCCAGTCCAAGTCGGAGCTTGCCCATTACTCTTTCTACTTTCTGGACTATGTGGGTGTGGGTGCTTACCAATATGGCAGTGCCCTGGCACATTACTATTATTGCATGGAGCCTGAGTGGCACCAGGTGATTCACCCGTTCTTCCTGCCCATTGCTGCCATCCTGGGCTGGCTCTCCTGCTTGGGCTGTTGTTTCTCCAAAGTCCACTTCCAGCGACCTTACCCTATCACCCGGAAGGTGTGCCAGATGGTGCCCGCCTTTCTGGCCTACCTCCTGGACATCAGCCCCATTGTCCACCGGATTGCCACCTGCTGGGTACGGGGCTGCACTGACCATGCTGTCTGGTACCACACCTGGCAGATCATCCTGTTTGTCATCGCTTCCGGCTTCTTCTCTTACCCAGTGCCAGAGAAGTATTTCCCGGGAAGGTTCGACATTGTGGGGCACGGCCACCAGATCTTCCATGTGttcctgtccctctgcacgctAGCTCAGCTGGAGGCTGTGTTGTTGGACTACAGCAACCGGCGGGAGATGTTCTCCACCCGGGGGGATGAGCGCATGGTCTACATCTCGTGCATGAACTTCATCGTGCTGATCGCCTGCAGTGGCAGCTCAGCCATCTACCTGAGGAGAATAGTCAAAAACAAGCTGCACAAGAAAGGGGACTGA